One window of the Archangium primigenium genome contains the following:
- the murC gene encoding UDP-N-acetylmuramate--L-alanine ligase, with protein sequence MTTQRPARTTSLFKTRHAAHVHFVGIGGIGMSGIAEVLLNLGYRVSGSDLKASDITRRLGRLGATLFEGHRADNLVHADVVVISSAVRKDNPEVITARQRKIPVIPRAEMLAELMRLKYAVAVAGSHGKTTTTSMVATVLSAAGLDPTAVVGGKVNVLDSNAKLGKSELMVVEADESDGSFLHLHPSISIVTNIDPEHMDHYGTLDKLKEAFTSFCNRVPFYGLNVLCLDNPNVQSLLPHLEKRFVTYGSSHMADYRLEGVRLEGFTTRFEAFRRDEPLGEFRVRMVGAHNALNALAVIAAAEEMDVPLDVVRDALAEFGGVQRRFTVRGEVAGVTVVDDYGHHPTEVQATLAGARRAFGRRLVVAFQPHRYTRTHELFKEFATSFNDADALFVCSVYAAGEEPIPGATADALAEAIREHGHRDVTFVEKRTDLARALLPRLREGDLVVTLGAGDITQVGPELVELLKQHGLGKGD encoded by the coding sequence GTGACGACTCAGCGCCCCGCCAGGACCACGAGCCTCTTCAAGACGCGTCATGCCGCGCACGTGCACTTCGTGGGCATTGGCGGCATCGGCATGAGCGGCATCGCCGAGGTGCTGCTCAACCTCGGCTACCGCGTGTCCGGCTCGGACCTCAAGGCGAGTGACATCACCCGGCGGCTCGGTCGCCTGGGCGCCACGCTCTTCGAGGGCCACCGCGCGGACAACCTCGTGCACGCGGACGTGGTCGTCATCTCCTCGGCGGTGCGCAAGGACAACCCCGAGGTCATCACCGCGCGCCAGCGCAAGATTCCCGTCATCCCCCGCGCGGAGATGCTCGCGGAGCTCATGCGGCTCAAGTACGCCGTCGCCGTCGCGGGCAGCCACGGCAAGACGACCACCACCTCCATGGTGGCCACGGTGCTGTCCGCCGCGGGGCTGGATCCCACGGCGGTGGTGGGCGGCAAGGTGAACGTGCTCGACTCCAACGCCAAGCTCGGCAAGAGCGAGCTCATGGTGGTGGAGGCCGACGAGAGCGACGGCAGCTTCCTGCACCTGCACCCGTCCATCTCCATCGTCACCAACATCGACCCGGAGCACATGGACCACTACGGCACGCTGGACAAGCTCAAGGAGGCCTTCACCTCCTTCTGCAACCGCGTGCCCTTCTACGGCCTCAACGTGCTCTGCCTGGACAACCCCAACGTCCAGTCGCTCCTGCCCCACCTGGAGAAGCGCTTCGTCACCTACGGCAGCTCGCACATGGCGGACTACCGGCTGGAGGGCGTGCGGCTCGAGGGCTTCACCACGCGCTTCGAGGCCTTCCGGCGCGACGAGCCGCTCGGGGAGTTCCGCGTGCGCATGGTGGGCGCGCACAACGCCCTCAACGCCCTGGCCGTCATCGCCGCGGCCGAGGAGATGGACGTGCCGCTGGACGTGGTGCGCGACGCGCTGGCCGAGTTCGGCGGCGTGCAGCGGCGCTTCACCGTGCGCGGCGAGGTGGCGGGCGTCACCGTGGTGGACGACTACGGACACCACCCCACCGAGGTGCAGGCCACGCTCGCGGGCGCCCGGCGCGCCTTCGGCCGGCGGCTGGTGGTGGCCTTCCAGCCGCACCGCTACACGCGCACCCACGAGCTGTTCAAGGAGTTCGCCACCTCCTTCAACGACGCGGACGCGCTCTTCGTATGCAGCGTCTACGCCGCCGGCGAGGAGCCCATTCCGGGCGCCACCGCCGACGCCCTGGCCGAGGCCATCCGCGAGCACGGCCACCGCGACGTCACCTTCGTGGAGAAGCGCACGGACCTGGCGCGCGCCCTGCTGCCCCGGCTGCGCGAGGGGGACCTGGTGGTGACGCTCGGCGCGGGCGACATCACCCAGGTGGGTCCCGAACTCGTCGAGCTGCTCAAGCAACACGGCCTGGGGAAGGGCGACTAG
- the murB gene encoding UDP-N-acetylmuramate dehydrogenase produces MAAVFSSSLPERVGRLSGCDVSADAPLAPLTSVRVGGPAEALVRPRSPDALVALLRLAREEGVPFTVLGGGANTLVGDGGIPGLTVKLPGDLFPEQAELGESEGRLTLGAGAAIVRLCNQMRAHGLVGAEFLAGIPGTLGGAVTMNAGTKNGECFRVVEAVEVATADGVGWLSRAEIPHRYRHSELPPGGVVTRVRFLLPKGDLVTSKRVMDEDLAYRKRSQPLSQPNFGSVFTNPPGDFAGRLIETVQLKGHVIGRAQVSLLHANWIVNLGGATARDVLSLLTLMQTRVREERGVELQPEVKRVGVFLP; encoded by the coding sequence ATGGCCGCCGTCTTCTCCTCGTCCCTGCCCGAGCGGGTGGGGCGCCTGTCCGGCTGTGACGTGAGCGCGGACGCGCCGCTCGCGCCCCTCACCAGCGTGCGCGTGGGCGGCCCCGCCGAGGCGCTCGTGCGCCCGCGCTCCCCCGACGCCCTGGTGGCCCTGCTGCGCCTGGCGCGCGAGGAGGGCGTGCCCTTCACCGTGCTCGGTGGCGGCGCCAACACGCTCGTGGGGGACGGCGGCATTCCGGGCCTCACCGTGAAGCTGCCGGGGGACCTGTTCCCCGAGCAGGCCGAGCTGGGCGAGTCCGAGGGTCGGCTCACGCTGGGCGCGGGCGCGGCCATCGTGCGGCTGTGCAACCAGATGCGCGCGCACGGGCTCGTGGGCGCGGAGTTCCTCGCCGGCATTCCGGGCACGCTCGGGGGCGCGGTCACCATGAACGCGGGCACCAAGAACGGCGAGTGCTTCCGCGTGGTGGAGGCCGTGGAGGTGGCCACCGCGGACGGGGTGGGGTGGCTGTCCCGCGCGGAGATTCCGCACCGCTACCGCCACTCGGAATTGCCGCCGGGCGGCGTGGTCACGCGCGTGCGCTTCCTCCTGCCCAAGGGGGACCTCGTCACGTCCAAGCGGGTGATGGACGAGGACCTCGCCTACCGCAAGCGCTCCCAGCCCCTGAGCCAGCCCAACTTCGGCAGCGTCTTCACCAATCCCCCCGGGGATTTCGCCGGACGGCTCATCGAGACCGTGCAGCTCAAGGGCCATGTCATCGGCCGCGCGCAGGTGTCGCTCCTGCACGCCAACTGGATCGTCAACCTGGGCGGCGCCACCGCCCGCGATGTCCTCTCCCTCCTCACCCTCATGCAGACGCGCGTGCGCGAGGAGCGGGGCGTCGAGCTACAACCCGAAGTCAAGCGCGTGGGAGTCTTCCTGCCATGA
- a CDS encoding D-alanine--D-alanine ligase translates to MSTLSKDELKRKRVGVLLGGLSSERDVSLRSGAAVSKALRGLGYDVVEIDVGRDLAARLAAEKVDVAFIALHGRYGEDGCVQGLLECLDIPYTGSGVLASSLGMDKVFAKQIFIAHGIPTPPYRAFASKEEALAAVDSLPFGLPAVVKPSREGSSVGVHLCKTREAYLAAVEDVAGRAGTILVEQYIKGREVQGGVLDNEALGVIEVVAAREFYDYQAKYQSGGTTQYLFPAPLPPEQYARVNEVCLGAHKALGCSGGSRSDVILTPAGDVYLLETNTLPGMTESSLLPKIAAGQGIDFPALCERLLQGATVKA, encoded by the coding sequence ATGAGCACCCTGTCCAAGGACGAGCTGAAGCGCAAGCGGGTCGGTGTGTTGCTCGGAGGTCTGTCCTCCGAGCGCGACGTGTCGCTGCGCTCGGGCGCCGCCGTGTCCAAGGCCCTGCGGGGCCTGGGCTACGACGTGGTGGAGATCGACGTGGGCCGCGACCTGGCCGCCCGTCTGGCCGCGGAGAAGGTGGACGTCGCCTTCATCGCCCTGCACGGCCGCTATGGCGAGGACGGGTGCGTGCAGGGCCTGCTCGAGTGCCTCGACATCCCCTACACGGGCAGCGGCGTGCTGGCCTCGTCCCTGGGCATGGACAAGGTCTTCGCCAAGCAGATCTTCATCGCCCACGGCATCCCCACGCCGCCCTACCGCGCCTTCGCCTCCAAGGAGGAGGCCCTGGCGGCCGTGGACTCGCTGCCCTTCGGCCTGCCCGCCGTGGTCAAGCCCTCGCGCGAGGGCAGCAGCGTGGGCGTGCACCTGTGCAAGACGCGCGAGGCGTACCTCGCCGCCGTGGAGGACGTGGCCGGGCGCGCGGGCACCATCCTCGTGGAGCAGTACATCAAGGGCCGCGAGGTGCAGGGCGGCGTGCTGGACAACGAGGCCCTGGGCGTCATCGAGGTCGTCGCCGCGCGGGAGTTCTACGACTACCAGGCCAAGTACCAGTCCGGCGGCACCACCCAGTACCTCTTCCCCGCGCCCCTGCCGCCCGAGCAGTACGCCCGGGTGAACGAGGTGTGCCTGGGCGCCCACAAGGCCCTGGGGTGCAGTGGCGGCTCGCGCTCGGACGTCATCCTGACGCCCGCCGGAGACGTCTACCTGTTGGAGACCAACACGTTGCCGGGCATGACGGAGTCCAGCCTGCTGCCGAAGATCGCCGCGGGCCAGGGCATCGACTTCCCCGCGCTCTGCGAGCGCTTGCTGCAGGGAGCCACTGTCAAGGCCTGA
- a CDS encoding cell division protein FtsQ/DivIB → MAFGQSKNRRHQDAAQKKEAMKGAVRTHGPGVAKAILLTGLTCALVWGSIELRRWALTSPFFLLKETSFSGLQRAGAGELLKLSGLTVGQNLWSLDVGALERAMDTHPWVRQVEVRRHFPSSVSVEVTEHVPAALAVLSDLYLLDDQGEPFKRLQPGDGLDLVLITGVEREAYLTDETRTRERLREALAVLEAHAATQPGKRDRLSEVRIGAGGMVLVLADGTEVLLGQGDTDAKLKKLVRVREELKTRGLSAEVIHLENRARPGWVAVKLSSPVSERTGASSR, encoded by the coding sequence ATGGCATTCGGTCAGTCCAAGAATCGGCGTCATCAGGACGCCGCCCAGAAGAAAGAGGCGATGAAGGGCGCCGTGCGCACGCACGGGCCCGGCGTCGCGAAGGCCATTCTCCTGACCGGTCTGACATGCGCCCTGGTGTGGGGCTCCATCGAGCTGCGGCGCTGGGCGCTCACCTCGCCCTTCTTCCTGCTCAAGGAGACGTCGTTCAGCGGGCTGCAGCGCGCGGGGGCCGGTGAGCTGCTCAAGCTGTCCGGGCTCACGGTGGGACAGAACCTGTGGTCCCTGGACGTGGGGGCGCTCGAGCGCGCCATGGACACCCACCCCTGGGTGCGCCAGGTGGAGGTGCGGCGGCACTTCCCCTCCAGCGTGTCCGTGGAGGTGACGGAGCACGTGCCCGCGGCGCTCGCGGTGCTCAGCGACCTGTACCTGCTGGATGACCAGGGCGAGCCCTTCAAGCGGCTGCAGCCCGGGGACGGGTTGGACCTGGTGCTCATCACCGGCGTGGAGCGCGAGGCGTACCTGACGGACGAGACGCGCACGCGCGAGCGGCTGCGCGAGGCGCTCGCGGTGCTCGAGGCCCACGCGGCCACGCAGCCCGGCAAGCGCGACCGGCTGAGCGAGGTGCGCATCGGGGCCGGGGGCATGGTGTTGGTGCTGGCGGACGGGACGGAAGTGTTGTTGGGGCAGGGGGACACGGACGCCAAGCTGAAGAAGCTCGTGCGCGTGCGTGAGGAATTGAAGACCCGCGGCTTGTCCGCGGAGGTCATCCACCTGGAGAACCGGGCTCGGCCCGGCTGGGTGGCGGTGAAGTTGTCGAGCCCCGTCTCCGAGAGGACCGGGGCCTCGTCGCGGTAG
- the ftsA gene encoding cell division protein FtsA, translating to MAKQKSGEIIVGLDIGTTKICAIVGELTDNGIDIIGIGTHPSKGLRKGVVVNIEATVSSIRRAVEEAELMAGAEISHVYTGIAGGHIKGFNSQGIVAVKDKEVREPDIARVIDAAKAVAIPLDREVIHVLPQEFIIDDQGGIKEPLGMAGVRLEAKVHIVTGAVSSAQNIVKCANRTGLNVADIVLQPLASAEAVLGEDEKELGVCLVDIGGGTTDIAIFSGGSIVHTAVIALGGNNLTSDIAIGLRTPAHEAERIKQKFGCALSSLVNKDETIEVPSVGGRQPRVLGRQILCEILEPRVEEIFQLVHREIQKCGYEDLLASGVVITGGSTLLAGMPELAEEVIGLPVRRGMPRGIGGLVDVVKSPMYATGVGLVVYGAKHLDRKMFRIRDENVYKKVKGRMREWLEEIF from the coding sequence ATGGCGAAGCAGAAGTCCGGGGAGATCATCGTCGGCCTCGATATCGGCACGACGAAGATCTGCGCCATCGTCGGTGAGCTGACCGACAATGGGATCGACATCATCGGCATCGGGACCCATCCGTCCAAGGGTCTGCGCAAGGGCGTGGTGGTCAACATCGAGGCGACCGTGTCCTCCATCCGCCGCGCGGTGGAGGAGGCGGAGCTCATGGCGGGCGCCGAGATCTCCCACGTGTACACGGGCATCGCCGGCGGCCACATCAAGGGCTTCAACTCCCAGGGCATCGTCGCGGTGAAGGACAAGGAGGTGCGCGAGCCGGACATCGCGCGCGTCATCGACGCGGCCAAGGCCGTGGCGATTCCGCTCGACCGCGAGGTCATCCACGTCCTGCCCCAGGAGTTCATCATCGACGACCAGGGCGGCATCAAGGAGCCCCTGGGCATGGCGGGCGTGCGGCTGGAGGCCAAGGTGCACATCGTCACCGGCGCCGTGTCCAGCGCGCAGAACATCGTCAAGTGCGCCAACCGCACCGGGCTCAACGTGGCGGACATCGTCCTGCAGCCGCTCGCCTCCGCCGAGGCCGTGCTGGGCGAGGACGAGAAGGAGCTGGGCGTGTGCCTCGTCGACATCGGCGGGGGCACCACCGACATCGCCATCTTCTCCGGCGGCTCCATCGTCCACACCGCCGTCATCGCCCTGGGCGGCAACAACCTGACGAGCGACATCGCCATCGGCCTGCGCACCCCGGCCCACGAGGCCGAGCGCATCAAGCAGAAGTTCGGCTGCGCCCTGTCCTCGCTCGTCAACAAGGACGAGACCATCGAGGTGCCCAGCGTGGGCGGCCGTCAGCCCCGCGTGCTCGGCCGGCAGATCCTCTGTGAGATCCTCGAGCCGCGCGTGGAGGAGATCTTCCAGCTCGTGCACCGGGAGATCCAGAAGTGCGGCTACGAGGATCTGCTCGCCTCGGGCGTGGTCATCACCGGGGGCTCCACGCTGCTCGCCGGCATGCCGGAGCTGGCCGAGGAAGTGATTGGCCTGCCCGTGCGCCGGGGCATGCCGCGTGGCATCGGTGGGCTCGTGGACGTGGTGAAGAGCCCCATGTACGCCACGGGCGTGGGCCTGGTCGTCTACGGAGCCAAGCACCTGGACCGCAAGATGTTCCGCATCCGCGACGAGAACGTCTACAAGAAGGTCAAGGGCCGCATGCGCGAGTGGCTGGAGGAGATCTTCTAG